The region GCGCCCCCGCCGCTTCCCGTTTATGACCAGCCCGTGCTCACCGATCCGGGCGACCAATGGACCCCCGGCTATTGGGCGTACGCCAACACGGGCTATTACTGGGTCCCTGGCGCATGGGTCGCGCCACCTTACAGCGGCGCTCTGTGGACGCCGCCCTACTGGGGCTACTACAACCGCCGCTATGGCTTCCATCATGGCTTCTGGGGCCGTTACATCGGCTTCTACGGCGGCATTCCGTACGGCTTTGGATATACCGGCGTCGGCTACTACGGCGGCTACTGGCGTGGGCGCGATTTTTACTACAACCGCGAGGTCAATCGCGTGAACGTGAACATCGTCCGCAACGTTTATATCCATGACGTGCCGCGCTACAACACCAACGTCCGCGTCAGCTTCAACGGGCCGGGCGGCTGGAACGCGCGTCCCCAGGCCAACGAGATCGCGGCCTATCGCGAGCAGCGCTTCCCTGCCATGCAGTCCCAGATCGCCAATCGCCGTGCGGCCGAGGGAAATCGCCAGCAGTTCTTCGCGGAAAACCACGGCCGGCCGGCCGAGGCCGTGGCCCAGCAGCGCCTCGTCGCGGACCATGCGCCTGCGCAGGCGCTCCGCACCGGCTTCGGACAGCAGGGAGCGCAGCAACGTGGCTTGCAGCAGGGTCAGCAGCAGCAGCGCGGGTTTGAGGCGGGCCAGCAGCAGCAGAGAGGCTTCGTCCAGGGCCAGCAAGCTCAGCCAGGTCAGCAGCAGCGCGGCTTTGAGCAGGGACAGCAGCGTGGCGTCGTCCCCAACCAGCAGGCCGAGCAACTGCGCAACCAGCAACTTCAGAACCAGCAGCACGGCATCCAGAACGAGCAGGTTCGCAACCAGCAGCTTCAGCAGCACAACGAGGAGATCCAGAATCAGCAGCACAACCAGTTGAGAAATCAGCAGCAAGTGACGGAGCAGCGCAACCAGCAAAACCAGCAGGTCGAGCAGCAGCGCAATGTGCAAAATCAGCAGATGGAGCAGCAGCGCAACCAGCAAGTTGAGCAACAGCGGAATGTCCAGAATCAGGCTCGCGAGCAGCAGCAGAACCAGCAGCGCGTCCAACAACAGCAGGTACAGAACCAGCGTGCGATCCAGCAGCAACAGCAGGTGCAGGGGCGCCAGCAGATCGAACAGCAGCATGTCCAGCAACAGCACGTCGAGCAGCCGCGCGTGCAGCAGCCTCAGCAGCACGTTGAGCAGCCCCGTCCGCAACCCCCGCAGCAGCATGTTGAGCAGCCGCACCCTCAGGCGGCACCCCATCCGCAAGGCGGCGGCGGGGAACCTCACGGCGAGGGCGAACATCACCACTAGCCCTAACGCTTCTGCCCTTCTTGCAAGAGGGATCGAAGAAGCGAGGCGTTAGATCTTCTGTGACGTTCGAGCAAAGAAAGATGAGGGCGCTCCCGCAAGGGGCGCCTTCTCTCTTGATGGGTCAGGCGGCTGGCGTATGCTGATC is a window of Granulicella tundricola MP5ACTX9 DNA encoding:
- a CDS encoding YXWGXW repeat-containing protein, yielding MKTKLAFAAHGILLLSLAAGMSGCKQNPATVANGGDPAAGNLAPIDPNAPQQFAGTSSVSNTAPQGQPARVLGQRVEGPTGTASGEAYNQTYGQSAQQNEAYNYNQAPPAGTVDDQNYAYNAQYDDQVNAGQDALDSQAVYADQAPPPLPVYDQPVLTDPGDQWTPGYWAYANTGYYWVPGAWVAPPYSGALWTPPYWGYYNRRYGFHHGFWGRYIGFYGGIPYGFGYTGVGYYGGYWRGRDFYYNREVNRVNVNIVRNVYIHDVPRYNTNVRVSFNGPGGWNARPQANEIAAYREQRFPAMQSQIANRRAAEGNRQQFFAENHGRPAEAVAQQRLVADHAPAQALRTGFGQQGAQQRGLQQGQQQQRGFEAGQQQQRGFVQGQQAQPGQQQRGFEQGQQRGVVPNQQAEQLRNQQLQNQQHGIQNEQVRNQQLQQHNEEIQNQQHNQLRNQQQVTEQRNQQNQQVEQQRNVQNQQMEQQRNQQVEQQRNVQNQAREQQQNQQRVQQQQVQNQRAIQQQQQVQGRQQIEQQHVQQQHVEQPRVQQPQQHVEQPRPQPPQQHVEQPHPQAAPHPQGGGGEPHGEGEHHH